The Prunus persica cultivar Lovell chromosome G8, Prunus_persica_NCBIv2, whole genome shotgun sequence genome includes a region encoding these proteins:
- the LOC109950862 gene encoding uncharacterized protein K02A2.6-like yields the protein MMKDCIDYSKGCEACQRHGPIQQVPLVPMNPVVKPWPFRGWAMDLIGKIYPASNQQHCFIIVATDYFTKWVEAKPVKTTTSQEIIIFIEEQIIQRFGIPESITTDRGSSFISRDMLDMAETFKFKLLQSTPYYAQANGQAESSNKVIINIIRKMLEKNPKQWHEKLSETLWAYRTSKREATGMTPYALTYGHDAILPMEIAVQSLRIAHQHDLTGEDYSQAMLLELEGLDASRIDTLNKLLAGKQAVSRAYNKRVKNKSFEEGEIVWKAILPLGTHIAGYGKWSPTWEGPFIINQILGMGAYRLQDRDGVVHFAPINGKWLKKFYPTMWDSQAVQTDPGIGEEQD from the coding sequence atgatgaaggattgcatCGACTATTCCAAAGGATGTGAAGCCTGTCAAAGGCACGGCCCAATCCAGCAGGTTCCTTTGGTTCCCATGAATCCAGTAGTAAAGCCATGGCCTTTCaggggatgggcaatggatctcattggcaaaATCTATCCAGCCAGCAACCAGCAGCACTGTTTCATCATCGTTGCCACAGATTATTTCACCAAGTGGGTAGAAGCCAAgccagtaaaaaccacaacatctcaagagatcatcatCTTTATAGAAGAACAGATCATACAGAGATTTGGCATTCCGGAATCAATCACAACTGATAggggttcttctttcatatctagggatatgctagatatggcagaaacattcaagttcaaactgcTTCAATCTACCCCCTAttatgctcaagctaatggacaggcagaatcaagtaacaaggtgattatcaatatcatcagaaaAATGCTAGAGAAGAATCCGAAGCAGTGGCATGAGAAGTTGTCAGAAACTTTGTGGGCATACAGAACgtcaaaaagagaagcaactggcATGACTCCCTATGCTCTGACCTACGGTCATGATGCAATTCTGCCCATGGAGATAGCAGTCCAGTCCCTTAGAATTGCTCACCAGCACGATCTCACTGGGGAGGATTACTCTCAAGCCATGTTGCTGGAATTGGAAGGATTGGATGCAAGCAGAATTGacaccctcaacaaactcttagcaggaaaacaggCTGTGTCGAGAgcctacaacaaaagagtcaaaaacaagagttttgaagagggagagatagtCTGGAAAgcaattctgccccttggaACACACATAGCTGGATATGGAAAGTGgtcacctacatgggaaggcccttttataattaaccaaatcctCGGAATGGGGGCATATAGGTTGCAGGACCGAGATGGGGTTGTT